In one window of Nicotiana tabacum cultivar K326 chromosome 12, ASM71507v2, whole genome shotgun sequence DNA:
- the LOC107815922 gene encoding ornithine decarboxylase 1B, chloroplastic (The RefSeq protein has 4 substitutions compared to this genomic sequence): MAGQTIIVSGLNPAAILQSTIGGGASPTAAAAAENGTRKVIPLSRDALQDFMLSIITQKLQDEKQPFYVLDLGEVVSLMDQWKSALPNIRPFYAVKCNPEPSFLSILSAMGSNFDCASRAEIEYVLSLGISPDRIVFANPCKPESDIIFAAKVGVNLTTYDSEDEVYKIRKHHPKSELSVRIKPMLDGNARSAMGPKYGALPEEVDPLLRAAQAARLTVSGVSFHIGSGDADSNAYLGAIAAAKEVFETAAKLGMSKMTVLDVGGGFTSGHQFTTAAVAVKSALKQHFDDEPELTIIAEPGRFFAETAFTLATTIIGKRVRGELREYWINDGLYGSMNCVLYDHATVNATPLAVLSNRSNVTCGGSKTFPTTVFGPTCDALDTVLRDYQLPELQVNDWLVFPNMGAYTKAAGSNFNGFNTSAIVTHLAYSYPS, translated from the coding sequence ATGGCCGGCCAAACAATCATCGTTTCCGGGTTGAACCCGGCGGCCATTCTTCAGTCCACAATTGGCGGCGGAGCTTCTCCTACAGCGGCGGCGGCGGCGGAAAACGGCACCAGAAAAGTCATCCCTCTCTCAAGAGATGCCTTACAAGATTTCATGTTATCAATCATAACCCAAAAATTACAAGATGAGAAACAACCTTTTTACGTGCTAGACTTGGGTGAGGTTGTTTCTCTTATGGACCAATGGAAATCTGCTCTCCCAAATATCCGTCCATTTTACGCTGTTAAATGTAACCCTGAACCGTCGTTCCTTTCAATTTTATCTGCTATGGGCTCAAATTTTGATTGTGCTAGCCGAGCTGAAATTGAGTATGTTTTATCTCTTGGCATTTCACCTGACCGTATTGTTTTCGCAAATCCATGCAAACCGGAATCCGATATTATTTTTGCAGCAAAAGTTGGGGTGAATCTTACAACCTATGATTCTGAAGACGAGGTTTACAAGATCCGAAAGCATCACCCGAAATCCGAACTCTTGCTCCGCATCAAGCCCATGCTCGACGGCAACGCGAGATGCCCAATGGGCCCGAAATACGGCGCGCTTCCAGAAGAAGTCGACCCGCTGCTCCGGGCAGCTCAAGCCGCCCGTCTCACCGTATCCGGCGTCTCATTCCACATCGGTAGCGGAGATGCCGATTCAAACGCTTATCTCGGCGCCATAGCCGCGGCTAAGGAAGTGTTTGAAACAGCTGCTAAACTCGGGATGTCGAAAATGACTGTTCTAGACGTCGGCGGCGGGTTTACATCCGGCCACCAGTTCACAACCGCCGCCGTCGCCGTTAAATCAGCTTTAAAACAACACTTCGATGACGAACCGGAGTTGACAATCATAGCTGAACCGGGTCGGTTTTTTGCAGAGACGGCGTTTACTTTGGCAACGACGATTATAGGGAAAAGAGTGAGGGGTGAATTGAGGGAGTATTGGATTAACGACGGGCTGTACGGTTCGATGAACTGTGTACTTTACGACCATGCGACGGTGAATGCAACGCCGTTAGCTGTTCTGTCGAATCGTAGTAACGTTACCTGCGGCGGGTCGAAAACGTTTCCGACGACTGTGTTTGGGCCCACTTGTGATGCTCTTGATACTGTTTTAAGGGATTACCAGTTACCGGAGCTGCAGGTTAATGATTGGCTGGTTTTTCCTAATATGGGTGCTTATACTAAAGCTGCTGGGTCCAATTTTAATGGATTTAATACTTCCGCCATTGTTACTCACCTCGCTTATTCTTATCCAAGCTGA